A single window of Microbacterium croceum DNA harbors:
- a CDS encoding HPr family phosphocarrier protein codes for MLSRHVTITAHNGVHARPVAELVRVVQAYGDSVTLRTADGAVVDLSSVLAVMDLALAPGDAVTLETRESSDAAAVLDALSEVLAPRL; via the coding sequence ATGCTGAGCCGCCACGTCACCATCACCGCACACAACGGCGTGCACGCGCGACCGGTCGCCGAGCTGGTGCGGGTGGTGCAGGCGTACGGTGACTCGGTGACCCTGCGCACCGCGGACGGCGCGGTCGTCGACCTGAGCAGCGTGCTGGCGGTGATGGACCTGGCTCTGGCGCCGGGCGATGCCGTCACGCTCGAGACGCGGGAGTCCTCGGATGCCGCCGCCGTGCTCGATGCGCTGAGCGAGGTCCTCGCACCACGGCTCTGA